Proteins from a genomic interval of Oncorhynchus clarkii lewisi isolate Uvic-CL-2024 chromosome 13, UVic_Ocla_1.0, whole genome shotgun sequence:
- the LOC139423682 gene encoding zinc finger protein 436-like — MDFGENAGSESESDYLPSPTAPEPEPNVTVKEEEEEGHSDMADPDHLSGLAVAERPRFNMIIKEEEEEEDDEAEAEEDEMVYPGDRIKLDPDYLPEVTMATGQPQHQKKKAAKKLHPCPDCGKTFDRPSHLERHENTHTRIKKLAPDYTCSYCGKIFAKPSKLARHERGHTGEKPYSCCKCGKCFAEPGHRKSHELTHNEERPYTCADCGIGFFNQSKLQRHQRTHTGEKPYCCTECGKTFARSGGLKTHWLSHTGERPYLCSDCGKSFFSSGDLKVHHLTHTGEKPHCCSVCGKGFAQRGNMRAHERSHSGERPYSCADCGANFAHSNYLKIHRRIHTGERPFPCPVCGKRFILSGHLGRHQKTHIPKNNT; from the exons ATGGATTTTGGCGAGAACGCCGGGTCTGAGTCGGAATCAGACTACCTTCCTAGTCCCACTGCCCCAGAACCTGAACCCAATGTGACTgtgaaggaagaggaagaggagggacatAGTGACATGGCTGACCCAG ACCACCTCTCAGGTCTCGCCGTGGCAGAAAGACCCAGATTTAATATGATTAtcaaagaagaggaggaggaggaagatgatgaaGCAGAAGCAGAGGAAGATGAAATGGTTTACCCGG GAGACAGGATAAAGTTGGACCCAGACTATCTTCCAGAAGTGACCATGGCAACAGGGCAACCTCAGCACCAGAAGAAGAAGGCTGCGAAGAAACTTCATCCATGTCCTGACTGTGGGAAGACATTTGACAGACCATCACACCTAGAGAGACATGAGAATACCCACACCAGAATCAAGAAGCTGGCCCCCGACTACACTTGTTCTTACTGTGGCAAGATCTTCGCTAAACCGTCAAAGCTTGCTCGGCACGAGCGAGGACACACCGGAGAGAAACCGTACTCTTGCTGCAAGTGCGGGAAGTGCTTCGCCGAGCCAGGGCACCGGAAGAGCCACGAgttgacgcacaatgaagagaGACCGTACACCTGCGCTGACTGCGGGATAGGCTTCTTCAACCAATCCAAGCTGCAACGGCACCAACGCACACACACGGGTGAGAAACCGTACTGCTGCACCGAATGTGGGAAGACCTTTGCTCGGTCAGGAGGCCTAAAGACTCACTGGCTAAGCCACACTGGAGAGAGACCATACCTCTGCTCcgactgtgggaaaagcttctTCAGCTCTGGGGACCTGAAAGTCCACCACTTGACCCATACCGGAGAGAAACCACACTGCTGCTCCGTGTGTGGGAAGGGTTTCGCGCAGAGGGGGAACATGCGGGCTCATGAACGGTCTCACTCGGGGGAAAGGCCTTACAGCTGTGCCGACTGCGGGGCCAACTTCGCCCATTCTAACTATTTAAAGATACACCGGCGCATTCACACGGGAGAGAGACCCTTCCCTTGCCCTGTCTGCGGCAAGAGGTTTATTCTATCCGGGCACCTCGGAAGACACCAGAAAACACACATACCCAAAAACAACACTTAG
- the LOC139423671 gene encoding zinc finger protein ZFP2-like yields MNRERETLMDEIEESLWTLTEDNLRSLCECSGIGGKDGSEMKGKNQRALRRKIMEETWENEDLMKSEDRGMSWLLQLKEDIKRIQDAGGVASRQSASAHVDDGAQGSCDAERKEDGGNLYSYKNNPHLSPFQESPGSASLGLESRKTPGLSGTVKGGEEEEEEEEDLIEAAEKSVKKRQPKRTVKKPHCCSDCGKSFSHKSHLTVHQHTHTGEKPYHCTQCENSFYCSSYLISHMRTHTGEKPYRCSDCGKRFGQSNALKLHRMRRHTGELPFSCLDCPKRFVTSAHLKSHQRVHTGEKPYHCSDCGKNFSHSSALRLHQKTHSGEKPFICECGKSFINWAHLNSHQRSHTGEKPYCCEQCGKCFSESGTLSNHQRTHTGEKPYSCDQCGERFAQSGSLTIHQRTHTGEKPYACDQCEKRFITSSHLRRHQRTHTGEKPHLCDECGKSFTRAGALASHRKTHTGEKPYSCDLCGKSFVQSGQLTSHQRTHTGAKPYGCDQCSERFTQSATLANHQRTHTGEKPYGCNLCEKSFAQSGHLKSHQKAHARGGMCPLPTLSSPTSVPVPSVSSKWSKTQLPDSSATPSSETTSPVFYVNTGYPLHTAPSATKPPY; encoded by the coding sequence ATGAATCGTGAAAGAGAAACGTTGATGGATGAAATTGAAGAGAGTTTATGGACTTTAACAGAGGACAATTTACGCTCCCTTTGTGAATGCAGTGGAATAGGTGGCAAGGATGGATCCGAAATGAAAGGAAAGAATCAACGAGCACTGCGGCGTAAAATCATGGAGGAAACATGGGAAAATGAGGATTTAATGAAATCTGAGGATCGGGGAATGTCATGGTTACTCCAACTGAAAGAGGACATCAAAAGGATACAGGATGCTGGGGGTGTGGCCTCCAGACAATCAGCGTCAGCGCATGTGGACGACGGAGCACAAGGAAGCTGCGACGCAGAACGTAAAGAGGATGGAGGGAATCTTTATAGTTACAAGAACAACCCTCACCTGTCCCCCTTCCAAGAATCCCCGGGTAGTGCTTCACTTGGACTCGAAAGCAGGAAAACACCGGGGCTGAGTGGAACggtgaaaggaggagaagaggaggaggaggaagaagaagatttGATTGAGGCAGCAGAGAAGAGTGTTAAAAAACGCCAGCCGAAACGCACAGTGAAAAAACCCCACTGCTGCTCAGACTGTGGCAAAAGCTTCAGTCACAAAAGTCATTTGACTGTccatcagcacacacacaccggagagaagccttaccactgtacGCAGTGCGAGAACAGTTTCTACTGCTCATCTTATTTGATATCACACATGCGAACGCACACCGGTGAAAAGCCCTACCGCTGCTCCGACTGTGGGAAGAGGTTTGGCCAATCGAACGCACTGAAGCTACACCGCATGCGAAGGCACACGGGCGAGCTGCCATTCTCTTGTTTGGATTGTCCGAAACGTTTCGTCACGTCGGCACACTTGAAATCCCACCAGAGAgtccacacgggagagaagcccTACCACTGCTCGGACTGCGGGAAGAATTTCTCCCACTCGAGCGCCCTCAGACTCCACCAGAAAACCCACAGCGGAGAGAAACCTTTCATCTGCGAATGTGGAAAGAGCTTCATTAACTGGGCCCACTTAAACTCCCATCAAAGATCCCACACCGGTGAGAAGCCTTACTGTTGCGAGCAGTGTGGCAAGTGCTTCTCTGAATCCGGCACCCTGTCAAATCATCAGAGAACTCATACTGGGGAGAAGCCttacagctgtgatcagtgtggggaGAGGTTCGCTCAGTCGGGATCTCTGACAATCcaccagaggacacacacaggagagaagccctacGCCTGTGatcagtgtgagaagaggttcaTTACCTCTAGCCACCTGAGACGCCACCAGAGGactcacactggagagaagcctcacCTCTGTGATGAATGTGGCAAGAGCTTCACGCGGGCCGGAGCCCTGGCGAGCCACCGCAAAAcacacaccggagagaaaccctacagctgtgATCTGTGCGGGAAGAGTTTTGTTCAGTCTGGGCAACTGACGAGCCaccagcgcacacacacaggagccAAGCCGTATGGCTGCGATCAGTGTAGTGAAAGATTCACTCAATCAGCCACCCTGGCCAATCATCAACGaacacacacgggagagaagcccTACGGTTGTAATCTATGCGAGAAGAGCTTCGCTCAGTCGGGGCACCTAAAAAGTCACCAGAAAGCCCACGCCAGAGGAGGAATGTGTCCTCttccaaccctctcctctccgaCATCTGTTCCGGTACCTTCTGTAAGTTCTAAATGGTCCAAAACTCAGCTGCCGGACTCCTCAGCCACACCAAGTTCTGAAACCACATCACCAGTGTTCTATGTGAACACTGGCTACCCGCTACACACAGCACCTTCTGCTACTAAACCCCCTTATTGA